In Setaria italica strain Yugu1 chromosome IX, Setaria_italica_v2.0, whole genome shotgun sequence, the genomic stretch cctccgcgTCGTCGTCCGCTCCGGGCTCGGCGAGCACACCTACGCCCCGCGcaccctcgtcgccggccgcgcggaCGGCAGAGCCACCCACCAGGACTGCCTCGACGAGATGGACCCCTTCTTCCACGGCGCCGTCGAGGAGCTCTTCGCCCGGACGCCGGGGCTCGGCCCCCGCGACGTCGACGTGCTGGTCGTCAACGTCAGCACGTTCCACCCGGCGCCGTCGCTCGCGTCGCGGATCGCGCGCGCGCACGGCATGCGCGACGACGTCGCGGCGTACAACCTCTCCGGGATGGGTTGCGGAGCCGTGCTCGTCGCCGTGGACCTCGCCCGGAACGCCCTGCGCGCGCGGTCAACGCggccggcgctggcgctggtGGTCTCCGCGGAGTGCATCGTGCCCAACTGGTATGTGGGCAACGACAGGTCCATGATGCTGGGCAGCTGCCTCttccgctgcggcggcgcggccgtgctGCTCGCCAACGACCCGGCGCTCCGCGGGCGGCGCGCCAAGATGGAGCTGCGCCTCGTGGAGcgcgccaccgtcgccgccgacgacgacgcgcacGGGGCCATCGTCCAGCGCGAGGACGATGAGGGCCGCGTCGGGATCAGCCTCAGCAGGTCCCTCCCGaaggtcgccgtcgccgccttcgccgcgaACATGAGGCGCCTCGTGCCGCGCGTCCTCCCCGCCACGGAGCTCGTCcggttcgccgccgccgtggcatGTCGAAAGTtgctgcgccgccgcgggggcggcgCAGCTACCGGTAGCAAGATCAACTTCAAGGCCGGCGCCGACCACTTCTGCCTCCACCCCGGCGGCGTTGCGGTGATCGACGCGGTGAAGCGGAGCATGGGGCTGGAGGAGCGCGACGTGGAGCCGTCGAGGATGACGCTGCACCGGTGGGGGAACACGTCGGCGAGCAGCGTGTGGTACGTGCTGTCGTACATGGAGGCGAAGGGGTGGCTCAAGGTCGGGGACAGGGTGCTCATGGTGGCGTTCGGGTCGGGGTTCAAGTGCAACAGCTGCGTGTGGGAGGTGACCGGCGACATGGCCG encodes the following:
- the LOC101757173 gene encoding 3-ketoacyl-CoA synthase 12, producing MELIALLLVLLVVAAAYSASAAASHRRRSRCFLLDYVCYKPPDDLKFPTETMRALLDRSERLDGPARRFLLRVVVRSGLGEHTYAPRTLVAGRADGRATHQDCLDEMDPFFHGAVEELFARTPGLGPRDVDVLVVNVSTFHPAPSLASRIARAHGMRDDVAAYNLSGMGCGAVLVAVDLARNALRARSTRPALALVVSAECIVPNWYVGNDRSMMLGSCLFRCGGAAVLLANDPALRGRRAKMELRLVERATVAADDDAHGAIVQREDDEGRVGISLSRSLPKVAVAAFAANMRRLVPRVLPATELVRFAAAVACRKLLRRRGGGAATGSKINFKAGADHFCLHPGGVAVIDAVKRSMGLEERDVEPSRMTLHRWGNTSASSVWYVLSYMEAKGWLKVGDRVLMVAFGSGFKCNSCVWEVTGDMADKGAWAHCIDSYPPERLANPYMEKYGYINGGQGDGALLVQMPEHLDRDGPKKKAVLTLNLPAYISCVEVG